The following DNA comes from Papaver somniferum cultivar HN1 chromosome 4, ASM357369v1, whole genome shotgun sequence.
tcgGTCTTCACATACCATTGTTCATGAAGTTCCCGTtgatatcttcgtcgttgttcagtcttcaatcttaaaGGTCGATTgatgaattctaatgctcaactacgatGCGTAATTCTAAGTCCGGGACTGACTTCAGTAGACCATGAATTAAGATGAATTTTgaacaactaaatttgataacaagcttgacataCTAAAACTTGTGAATTTTACCGAACGACACTCTAACACTGCTTCTCTACATAacagaaaaatatcaagtattaTATCAACTAAGGTCCATGAATTATGGCATCTCCTTGCTGCAAATTTTTGTGACTCTGGGGAAGTTGGAAGAAAATTTTTCATGAAGGATAATTTATATATAAGGCATTAAAGAATACTAAGTATTACCAAATATCATTTTGGACCCACACTTTTATACGAAAATCTATATATCTTCAAATTTATGGTTTGGAAAATATTTCCTATTTGACCAACATTGTAAAGCATTTCCAATTCTAGGGGGTCAAAGGTCTTAAAAATACATGACACTTAGGATTTAAGACACTTTCTACCAATCTCTTATGAGAATGCCCTAATTGTTATGAAAGATGACATGGATGATATACAATGAGAAGTTTAAAATAtaaagttttttttatttatttatttatggaatcacatttcaattcattcagACTAGAATATTGATTACATGAtttcttacaagattatcaaaaacaccaaaattcaagataatcaaaactcaaatacaaatGACGACACCAATTGCAAGTATATCGCAAAGAAAAAGAGTCATGAACCGCAAAGACATCCAATCTTTGTAGATGTGATAGTGATGAATGATGGTGTGAATCGAAATCAACTCCGAACATTTAAAATGATTATTTTCCTCACTAAAAGATGATCCAAAGAAAATGGAGTATTTTCCCCAAAACCTTACAGATCCAACCGAATTCGGATGCCCTAAATTcctcttgttgaagatgaaccTAAAGCGATGCTAAGAAGAATCGTTTGATTTTTTGATGAAACAAGAATAACAAGCCAATAAACACCATGGAGATTTGAAACAATCGCTATTAAAGCAAAGGAAAAATCGtcgtaaagacgaagaaaagatcacccaaatagcgaagaaatgtgtccatgaacaccaaaaacaacaaaataaaacctaaaaacctaaaataaattatttttattcataaaaaactaaaaatcctTGCTCAGACCTAGCCAAAAGGATTAGATCCGAGcaggaagaagaaagaagctataGGTTATAAACCCTATAAAATATTATCATCAGGACAAgtaaaatttatcaatttatcgcGATATTGAATTATCGATAACATAATAATTATTAATATGtatattaatttattaaaaattcTGTAATTCTTGCCATCACTTTGCGTCGCATGTATTATAAGAGCTTTTAAGATGCATTATCGTTATCGATTCTATCGTAGTATTTTGGAGGGTTATGAAGAATGAGAACCAGATCCGAGAAGATTAATGTTTTAGACGCAATGAAACTCGTCGTTTCAACTTGGAAAATAAATGTCCGTTCAATGGATGACACAGTGTCAGAGAATTCAACTGAATGAAGGCACTAAAGAACTGCAACATTTAATCAAATGATTGAATTATCACAACAGAATGGACGttgaatatcttttgaactaccatcAAGAAAATACTATTCTGGATTTTTAACTGACGAAGAAATAACTGAGAACATCATGGGAAACAAGAAAAGTGATGATATGGAAGCCAAACATGAAATTCTACTGATAGAGTCTTCACGTAAAGAAGCTAACAAAGTTGTGAAGACGTTGAATAGTTTTTTATTGCATCACCAAAGGACAACACTAAAAACTCTTCTAATGTTAAGAAAATTCCAAGATGATATATTCAATGTAATGTGATATCACTTTCAAGAAAAAACAGTTGTATCATTTTTTACCAAATTaacataaatataaaataattgtCTAAATTAGAGAGTTATTGATTTTTATATTGGAAGGGACCTATAGAAAGTCTTTATagtttaaattttttaatttaaCACGTTGTCCCCAACTCATGACcattaaaatttattaatttatcgtgATCATTAATTTGTTCTACTGTATTTAGatatgttcttttttctttttttgataactTGTctgaaaaaacagaaaaactaacTAACTCTGACCATTCTAGGGTAAGAAATGCTATGAATGTCAGTTGCAAGATAATTAATAATCTCTTCTAGTGGCGAGTTGTACCAGACCCCTTTAATAGGCTTTCATAGGACTTTTTTTGATAAAGTATCATCCACAAAATTGGCTTttctaaaatagggttcaataaCTATTTCTTCAAACTCCATCTTCAACATTTTAATATCATGGGCTAAACTTCTGAGATGTCACGGAGCAGAAATTTCTCCTTTGCATAGTCGAATTGTGAAGATGGAGTCGCAATTGACTTCAAGCTTCCTAATCCCCAATTAAACATCAAGGTTAAGGCTGTCTCTAACAGCTCAGACCTCTGCCATATTGCTCCCATTATGTCGAATGTGTTTCGCATAGCCTACCACAAAAAAACCCATCATCATCTCTGACCACACCTCAATCCCTGCAAAAAGAGAATTAGAAGACGCATCATTAGTTTAACTTATGAAAactatttcttgataaaactcatTTAACCAAGATAAAAACCCATTTAGGTATGTTCACAAAACCTATAATCTAGAGattaacaagaaaaataaaatctatttgatttcttcattttctttcggAGAAAAGTAAATTAATATGAAAAATAAACCTCATAAGGATAATTACATAAAATAATCGAAAAAggtatatttttatttgtttgtgaTGGTGGTGACCGAAAAAATTATTAAAGAGAATAAAGATGAATTTCAAGTGATGATATCTTGAAATGCTGGCATATGCGTGAAGACAAAATGAAAGTCGTATGAGACTTCAATAAATGCGGGACTTTAAATTAGAGACTCAAAAACATTTTTTTCTCTTTGATTCTTAAGAAATAAGTCATAGGGAAGTTAAAGACTTTAGACCTGGGTTGATGAATAATGTATACAAAATATTCTCGAAGGTACTAACGGAAAGATCTAAAGTTGGTGTTTCCTTCTCTTATTTCTCATCAGCAAGTTGCCTTAACAAAAGGCAGCTAAATCCTAAATTGTGCTCTAATTGCGATTGAATGTCTAGACTCTAGAATTAACGGTGGTAAACCTGGGTGTGGAAAATAGATTTTGAAAAAGATTTTGACCCTCGTTTTATGGGAACTTGTGGAAGAAGTTTTGCACAAGATGGGGTTTCGCGGTCTGTGGAGGAGATGAGTTGCAATTCTGATACTCCTACAACGGTGCTTATAAATGCATCAACCTGCTGAAACTTCATCGCGGGTAAAGAGCTAACTCAAGGTCAAGCTTTGTCGGAAATTCTGACCGCGATCATCACTTGCACACTATGGAAATGCAGGAACGCTTTAGTATACAATAACACTAAGTTCGGCGCGTTATAAGTCATTGGAAAAGTGAAGCGCAGGGTATTTCTGGTGTAAAAATGCAAAACATCTTAGTGGCATACCATTTGATAATGTAAAGTCAAATTTGGACCATTattttatatcttaatttctttagGAGTGCGGTCTTTCCTGAGTTTTATGTTGTTTAGAAATTTCTGGAAGTCACTTTTTCTTTCCAAGAAAAAATTTAGTCCGTTTGAAATCTGTAACTTTCAAGCTTTTTCTTTGGTGGTTCACTCGGCTTCTTGTTCGTAACTTTTAAGCTTTTTTCAATCGAATTTGCGTGTAAGAATATCTTGGTAATATGGTGTTAAAATAAGTTGCCCCTTAACTATAATTAGAGGTCGACCTAGTATGGTCCCCCTCGGGAAAACTAATCCATTGCAGTCATCTGTGGTCCTCTTCATTGTCTCAAGACTCTCAACTCATTTTGCATCTATGACAATCATCATGATAAATTAAGATACTAGACATTTATCAATCTTGATTTATATTTTATCATTCCAATTTTCCAAcccaaaattgattgatttaGATTGCATACTAAATGATTCTTCtaaaatggaaaataaaatataatgatcATTATGATGAAGGATCACAATTATCAAGTTCCTAATATTTTAAACGTTCCAAATATCATATGGTTCGCATTTGTTTTGCATGAGCAATCCTAGTGCATTCTCTaatcaaccattttttttttgatgggaaGGTTAAATTTCATAAATCAAGAAATATAGTACAATAACTAATCAACCAACCATTGAGCAAGTACTATGAAAACAAATATTTTCCATATATCTAAATATCTAGAGTCCATGCAAGTAGTGTTTGGTTGGAAATGAATTTCACTTATGCAAAATATATCcgaaaaatgggttatttgtccaaaatCCATAAAATACGGGAGTATTAGACTGCTAAAATATGGGTCTGGGtgaaaaaaacacaagaaaatttaGTCATGCATTTCTTGCATAAGACTTGGCATTTTCTTGCAATGTAGAGAGCAACATGACAGTAGCTCCTATATGCAGTGCTTGCTCTTACACTTGCATGGAGCACGCTATAAGCTCTTGATGTACTCTAGTCTCCAAGACTCTAAACCCTCACTAACTCTATTTTAAAACAGATTATTATTGATTGTTTGGTACAAGATTTTGATTTTGTCGTAGATTCAGTAGTCTTCATtcattttccaaagaaaaaatatcCCCACTTGTGTGGCGAAAATTATAAATCTTTTGAGTAAAATTCATCAGATTCATCATTAGCTGAACCATTGTTTTCAATTTTGACATAAAACAGACTAGATGACAAGTTATTCTTCAGTTTGAACAGACTAATAAAAACTAAACAACTGTGATTGAGATCATTATGTAAATGGTGTCAAGTCACAATCCGGTATTTCTTAAGTTCTTTGTGTGATAAGAGCATCTATCGACAATTTTTAACGTCTTCTTCATCCATTTGCCTAACTTCTTTCAACGAAATAACCTCGTACCTACCGTATTAATCGGTAAATTCATGTCCGACCTCACAATATACGTATTCTCACTTAACGATTTTATTATTCTATTAGAAATATAAATTATGGCACGCTTCTTATTCTGTAATCCTGTAAAAAAGTTGTAACGGACACCCAATAGATTCATGGAAAGCTTCTTTTATTGAAGTACAACTATTTACAATTTCCAACTGAAAATCTCAATATGATCGAAAACATTTGCAAATTTTACCATAGTATATGGTATCCAGTATCTACCATGCATATAAGATACTAACACACTTTGTTTTATTTGTAATCTACATTTTGTGGACTTTATGCTGAAGTTCCTTAAATTCAACCCTGCATAATATAGAACTTAAATGGTTAATTAGAGACTAAGTCTACACATGTTTAATGAACCGACCAATTCGTGCAACCAAATTCAACTCTTACTAGTCTACTATGCATCATATCACACCAGTTGGGAAGATCCTTGAAACATATACCCGTACATTTTTCATAAAAAGAGTCCAAGAAAATTTCAGACTGATGAGAAAAGCATCAGAGTCAAATCACATGCTTGTGCGGTGGTAGTCTTGTACTCTTGTTTGAGGCATGTTTCGACAGTTATGCGAATATGTGATTGACTTTGGCACTTTGACAAAATAATCTACTTTGTATAGTACATGTGTAATTTACACCTATGGCGCATGCATTTAGCTACCCCATTAGGAATGTGTTAATATCCATGTCTATGGCTACATGGTCAAACCCGAAATCAAGCTCCTCCACTCCAAAATCTTGATACTCAAACAACCATCCAAACCCATTTTCCACAGCCGATGAAGCCTCCCCAGCATTGTCGTAAGATTGTTCCGGTACCGGAAAATCCCACGACAGTGAATCAAGTAATGCTTCGTCGTCCCATGCCAACCTAATTATTGGGTCTTCCTCATGACTGTTATCGGATGTTGATCCAGACTCATTACTTGAAGTACAATTTTCTGGTGGTGATGAACTCAAATTCTCCTCGACAACTAGGCCAGTTTTTTCCATAGTCTCCTCGGACTCCGGTTGGCTAACGGTCAACGGAGATGCTGTTGTCTTTAGTGTATCAGTTTCTTGTTTGTTAAGTGGTTCATGAGTGGCAGGATTAATTCCCATCTTAATAAGTTTTTTCTTTATGTGAGTGTTCCAGTGGTTCTTTATTTCATTATCTGTCCTTCCCGGTAATCTTCCTGCAATCTTAGACCACCTACGCAAACATTTAAAATGAGCTTAGATAAGGGTACTAGTATTAAAAAAAATGAGTCGACTGCAAAAGAAAGCAGGCTCAAATAAATTAAAGGAAATCAAATGTCAGCCAATGACTGATTTTTACAAAAGTTAAAGTGGCGCAAACTTGGTGAGAAAAATTCAACAAATACTGTTCCTACAAAAGGTAACTTTTCCTAaagaacaaacaaaaaagaaatcacTAATCAAGTTTATCGGAAATTGCTTTCACCAATAATTAGCCAATACGATAGTAAAAACATTAGATTAATTTCTCCTTTTCTTAAAGATTCGTCGCAAGGCATTATAttcataaaataaatatataccgTCACCGTTTAAGCAAACAGTCTAATACTACTTTCAGGGTTCAGAATTCAAAATTTAACTGCTCTTAGCTGAACCTCAATATCACATCATCTAAAAGAACAAGCGTCAATTTGAAGTTGCACTCCTCCATTATAATGCTTGAATTTTCAAAGAGATGCAATCAATAATCGATAAGAAAATAATCCAAGTATAAACTGAAATTAAACTAACCTGTTACCAAGGCGAGCATGAAGATCAATAACCAACTGTTCTTCGTCTTCCGTAAGAAGACCTCGCTTTAAGTCCGGCCGAAGATAATTAGTCCAGCGAAGACGACAACTCTTGCCACAACGAAGCAAACCAGCGAGTTTAGGAACAGCTCTCCAGCAACACTGACCATTGTTAAGTATGAAATTAACAAGCTTCTTATCTTCTTCAGTCGTCCATGGTCCTTTCTTCACTCCAAGTTTGTCACAGCAAGGTTGTCTTCCCATGATCACTCACTTTAGAACTggtagaagtttttctttcttaaGTTTTTTCAAAGATGTtacctcaacaacaacaactctcTTTAAGTAAGCAACACTACTTGATTGTTTAAAAATAGATTTCCCACCACTTATATAAATGTAGGTGTATGACAACACCTGTTAAATAAGGACTAGTAGCATTATTAGGagaaggaagaaagaaaaaattattctttttgagagagagagagaggtagACAGTGTGTGATGAGAGACTCAGGAAAGGTACTTTGGAACAACAGTCTTCTGTTCATAtgtgtttgtttttcttctttttttaatgattttatgattattttttttatttacttttttgatAAACTTATTTATGATTGTTAAGTTAGTGATAATCAATCAACCCCGTGCAATAGTAACTTTTAATAATAcgaaaaattaaaaaatcctGGCTAGTTCACTAACTAgcaaaattttcagattctttCTGTGATATTTGGTTGTGAAAACTATGTACGATTAGGCTTGCCAACCACCTTCAGATGTGTTGTTACGCCACCATGGTTAAGGCCAGCTTTGGCTAGTTGACTGTGTATTCGGAGAAAATTTAAGTTATGTAGGATATTATTAAAATGACTTTTTATTGGAACTGAGATGGTAGATTAACGGGAGAATTATCTTGTAAGAAATTTCGTGCAAAGAGGATGGTAAAACCCTTGACCAGTAATCACCATTCATAATCCAAATGTTGTAATCGCTCCTTGTCTACTATTAGATTCACTCGCGAGATTTTTGACAAAGATTAACCAGGTCAGTCTAGAATCACCCGGAAATCAAGTTATTTCAGTGTTTTACAGTGAAAAATCAAGTCCTCAAGGCCGGCCCTAAGCACCGGATTTCTCCAATTGATATATATCCTGACATAAGGCGTCAATTACAAAAGGGAGAGTAGCATTCTGTCATAAACAGTAACTAATATGGAATTATTAGTCAGTAAATAACATCACTTATGCCATGATGGTCAATAAGTGCTATACTCAGAAGAAAGAACAAATTGTTATTGGAAAAAGATTTGAACTTCTAATTCTTAATTGTGTTTTATGCTAACTAACTAACACTTATTTAATTGTTTAGTTAATATTTTGTACTAATGATGCATGAGAATAAGTTTGGCACTAATGAGTTACATCACAATATCGTCATCAGTCATCAGCATGTGATTGAGTACTCGCCAATACTACTGGAGTTTATAGTTGCCTAAATTTATCTCATCTAGCTGCCTAGCTGCATTCTTTCAGAGTGGCTGCGACATCCTGGCCCAGAAGGATGACATGGTAGATCATCTAACTTTCTAAAAAGGTAAGGGATTCGCGGCCGTGTTGTAAACCTTTTACTATTTGCATGTCCTCTAGCTAGACTCTTCTAATTTGCATCATTTTGGCCAGATAATGCCATTATGTCCCCGCCCACCGCCCCACCGAAGTTTCGGATTTTCAACAGGTGTATTTCGTAGGGTTACCCCCTATTTCATCAGTGAAAAATACATGAGGGAAATTCACAGAATACAATGATTTACAATGTGTTACGGAGTGTTTTGAAGCTCATTTTGGTCGACGTTAAAGTAATTTTCTTAACCTTATATTTAAGCTTTGACTCCGAAATTtggaagtaaaaagaaaaaaaagaaaaacctccCCATGTCGATGAGGTTGCAAAAGTGGTGTTACGGCATACTTGATCATCATCATAAATGTAGCGACAATAGTACCCCCAGGACCCAGCAATATATGATGCAACATCATCGTAATGGAACCGTCATAAGAAATTGTCTGTCCATCAAATTCCAGATTTTCAGATAAAAAATGGGGGAAGAAATGGAAGAGACACTAATTGTGTTGGAGAACTGACTCATTACCTTCGACTTTCTAAGAGGATTTGAAACCCTTGGAAAATGTCAGAAAGCTTTTTTGTGATGTGGTCTATTAGTATTATCCATCTAATCTGTCACTAATTATGGACGCGTTTCAGCTTACTAGGGATAGAGGGGTTTGGCCGACAGTTTAAAAACTAATATTTGAAACCGACCACCAACACGAAACCAACAAAGTACCTCTCCCGAATCATTTCTTATATTCTTCTCCTCCCTATCGAAATGTACCCTAATGATAGCAATTCTTTTCCTTTTCTCGGTTGATTTGATGAGATTTTCTCGGATAAGGAATTTACTAAATTCAAGACCCATGATGGAAAACCATTCAGCGACGGCAATGCAGCACATGATTGTAAATATGGAGCTCAGTGGCGCCTAA
Coding sequences within:
- the LOC113275236 gene encoding protein ODORANT1-like, with protein sequence MGRQPCCDKLGVKKGPWTTEEDKKLVNFILNNGQCCWRAVPKLAGLLRCGKSCRLRWTNYLRPDLKRGLLTEDEEQLVIDLHARLGNRWSKIAGRLPGRTDNEIKNHWNTHIKKKLIKMGINPATHEPLNKQETDTLKTTASPLTVSQPESEETMEKTGLVVEENLSSSPPENCTSSNESGSTSDNSHEEDPIIRLAWDDEALLDSLSWDFPVPEQSYDNAGEASSAVENGFGWLFEYQDFGVEELDFGFDHVAIDMDINTFLMG